A region from the Salidesulfovibrio onnuriiensis genome encodes:
- a CDS encoding helix-turn-helix domain-containing protein, which yields MAGNYTPKEKQFLKRLGKAIKEKRTEEGISQEKLAEITGLHRTYIGSVERGERNVSAINIKTLAGALKCKPSELFQIAE from the coding sequence ATGGCAGGGAATTACACGCCGAAAGAAAAACAGTTTTTGAAGCGACTTGGTAAAGCCATCAAAGAAAAGCGCACTGAGGAAGGCATCTCACAAGAGAAGCTTGCGGAAATCACGGGCCTTCACCGCACCTATATCGGATCCGTAGAACGGGGGGAAAGGAACGTCAGCGCAATCAACATCAAAACATTGGCGGGCGCACTGAAATGCAAACCGAGCGAGCTGTTTCAAATTGCAGAATAG
- a CDS encoding Fic/DOC family protein, with product MTTRYAHKDAYTYENSSVLRNKAGHRDQEALDKFERLSVANRIVEDPPIGNFDYQHIKAIHRHLFQDVYDWAGEERTVSISKGKTPFCNPRFIANSISALAGELAKENLLKGSTPDTFVERAAYYMLELNMAHPFREGNGRTGRYFLSLLANNAGYEVDTDKLKEGWLDACRKGVREEQSMRDLLASALSIYVD from the coding sequence ATGACTACGCGATACGCGCATAAAGACGCATACACATACGAAAACTCGTCCGTCCTGAGAAACAAGGCGGGCCACAGAGACCAAGAGGCGCTTGATAAGTTCGAGCGCCTTTCTGTTGCCAACCGCATAGTAGAAGACCCGCCCATCGGCAACTTCGACTACCAGCATATCAAGGCCATCCATCGCCACCTGTTTCAGGACGTCTACGACTGGGCTGGAGAGGAAAGGACCGTTTCCATCAGCAAGGGAAAGACTCCTTTCTGCAATCCCCGTTTCATCGCTAATTCAATCTCCGCCCTCGCGGGAGAACTAGCCAAGGAAAATCTTCTCAAAGGATCTACCCCAGACACTTTCGTTGAGCGAGCCGCCTACTACATGCTGGAACTCAACATGGCCCACCCTTTCAGGGAAGGAAACGGTCGCACGGGGAGATATTTCCTCTCCCTTCTGGCAAACAATGCCGGATATGAGGTGGACACGGATAAGCTCAAGGAGGGCTGGCTGGACGCTTGCAGAAAAGGCGTACGGGAGGAGCAGTCGATGCGCGACTTACTCGCCAGTGCTTTGAGCATTTACGTGGACTAG
- a CDS encoding 4Fe-4S dicluster domain-containing protein, protein MTKKKQKQVVTQRNERCKGCRFCEISCPAQAISVSSEVNAKGYNYMNIDHEKCTTCGACYTVCPDYVFEITEVA, encoded by the coding sequence ATGACGAAGAAAAAACAAAAACAAGTCGTTACCCAGCGCAACGAACGTTGCAAAGGGTGTCGGTTTTGCGAAATTTCATGCCCGGCACAAGCTATTTCCGTTTCCAGCGAGGTTAATGCAAAGGGCTACAATTACATGAATATTGATCATGAAAAGTGTACGACCTGCGGTGCCTGCTATACCGTGTGTCCCGACTACGTATTCGAAATCACAGAGGTGGCCTGA
- a CDS encoding thiamine pyrophosphate-dependent enzyme yields the protein MAEKRIPKTLVENNKFCPGCGHGIINRVLAEVLEEMGLADMAIGSVAVGCACLMIDTFGTDWVQAPHGRAAAVASGIKRVRPENFVFTYQGDGDSLAIGFSETMYAAVRNENITVFIVNNGIFGMTGGQMAPTSLPGQRTTTSPAGKDPALAGQPLNIVNQMRQLPIGYLARGSVGSFKEIIRLKKYIKAAVTNQIEGNGYGLVEILSPCPTNWKMTMQGALDHMNDNVKKFFPTGEFIKEGVLTDA from the coding sequence ATGGCAGAAAAAAGAATACCGAAAACACTGGTTGAGAATAACAAGTTCTGTCCGGGATGCGGGCACGGCATCATCAATCGGGTGCTGGCCGAAGTGCTGGAAGAGATGGGGCTGGCTGACATGGCCATCGGTTCGGTGGCGGTGGGCTGCGCCTGTCTGATGATCGACACCTTCGGCACGGATTGGGTTCAGGCCCCCCATGGCCGCGCAGCGGCCGTGGCCAGCGGCATCAAACGGGTGCGCCCGGAAAATTTTGTCTTCACCTATCAGGGGGACGGCGACTCCCTGGCCATCGGTTTTTCCGAAACCATGTACGCGGCGGTACGCAACGAAAATATCACCGTGTTCATCGTGAACAATGGCATTTTCGGGATGACCGGCGGCCAGATGGCTCCCACGTCGCTGCCGGGGCAGCGGACCACGACTTCGCCCGCCGGCAAGGACCCCGCTCTGGCGGGGCAGCCGCTCAATATCGTCAACCAGATGCGCCAGCTCCCCATCGGCTATCTGGCCCGGGGCAGCGTCGGTTCCTTCAAGGAAATCATCAGGCTCAAGAAATACATCAAGGCTGCGGTCACCAACCAGATCGAAGGCAACGGCTACGGACTGGTGGAAATCCTGTCCCCGTGCCCCACCAACTGGAAAATGACCATGCAGGGCGCTCTGGACCATATGAATGACAATGTGAAGAAGTTTTTCCCCACCGGAGAATTCATCAAAGAGGGAGTGCTCACCGATGCTTAG
- a CDS encoding sodium:solute symporter family protein: protein MHTVDYFVLALYFCTLLVIGFRANKRHKDVDDYYVGGRKVGVLSLAALWMSSWVGGAAIVGSAEKSYQVGISALWYALSIFIGFLLFALTCAARIKELGDTHKHITYPDLIEERYDSRTRIVSTLTTVAAYLGYIAGQLIAAAHIIAAISGQSLGISFVVATTVTVLYTSMGGFFAVETTDKFQSLLVLGGITLVTVPLTWNYMGGIERLVTELPADFYDWGNWGWGTILAMVTSMVLTFFTSMDSFTRCYAASSCKAARKGTLYAALAALVISCSICFLGMSSRVIFPDGTGAPGGASALIGLIMHVLPVGIKGLLLVAILSAIMSTADTCILCASSNLTSDIYHRYINPAASRETVLRLSIASSICVGVAGALIGWFFKDIMSILVMAFTFNSAGLFFPTMAVFFWKRATSSAAFWSMSASLCTVSLWYIGQGMDPENTWFAIDPVWPGLLVSAVSFIALTLMASERCADTNLQPDNTLV from the coding sequence ATGCATACCGTCGATTACTTTGTTCTGGCTCTGTATTTCTGCACTCTCCTTGTCATCGGGTTCCGCGCCAACAAACGGCATAAGGATGTTGACGATTATTATGTGGGGGGCCGAAAGGTCGGGGTTCTCTCCCTGGCCGCCCTGTGGATGTCGTCGTGGGTCGGTGGGGCGGCCATTGTGGGGAGTGCGGAGAAATCGTACCAGGTGGGCATCTCCGCCCTGTGGTACGCTTTAAGCATTTTCATCGGTTTCCTCTTGTTCGCCCTGACCTGTGCGGCGCGCATCAAAGAGCTGGGAGACACCCACAAGCACATCACCTATCCGGACCTGATCGAGGAACGCTATGACAGCCGGACGCGCATTGTGAGCACCCTGACCACCGTCGCCGCCTATCTCGGGTATATCGCCGGACAGCTCATCGCCGCCGCCCATATCATTGCCGCCATAAGCGGCCAGTCTTTGGGAATCTCTTTTGTCGTGGCCACGACGGTGACCGTGCTTTATACTTCCATGGGTGGCTTTTTTGCCGTGGAAACCACGGATAAATTCCAATCCCTGCTGGTGCTCGGGGGCATCACGCTCGTCACGGTTCCGCTGACGTGGAACTACATGGGCGGCATCGAAAGGCTGGTAACGGAGCTGCCTGCCGATTTTTATGATTGGGGCAATTGGGGGTGGGGCACCATTCTCGCCATGGTTACCAGCATGGTGCTGACCTTTTTTACGTCCATGGACAGCTTCACGCGATGTTATGCCGCGTCCTCCTGCAAAGCCGCACGCAAGGGCACGCTTTATGCCGCTCTGGCCGCATTGGTCATCTCCTGTTCCATCTGTTTCCTCGGCATGAGCTCAAGGGTGATTTTCCCCGACGGCACGGGTGCTCCCGGCGGCGCTTCCGCATTGATAGGACTGATCATGCATGTCCTGCCCGTGGGCATCAAAGGGCTTTTGCTGGTCGCCATCCTCTCCGCCATCATGTCCACGGCCGACACCTGCATCCTTTGTGCGTCGTCAAATCTCACCAGCGACATCTATCACCGCTACATCAACCCGGCGGCCTCCAGGGAAACCGTGCTTCGTCTTTCCATTGCCAGTTCGATCTGCGTCGGTGTGGCGGGCGCTCTCATCGGATGGTTTTTCAAGGACATCATGTCCATTTTGGTCATGGCATTCACATTCAATTCCGCGGGGTTGTTCTTCCCCACCATGGCGGTGTTCTTCTGGAAGCGCGCCACTTCATCCGCAGCCTTCTGGAGCATGTCCGCATCACTCTGCACCGTCTCCCTCTGGTATATAGGGCAGGGCATGGATCCCGAAAACACATGGTTTGCCATAGACCCTGTCTGGCCCGGCCTGCTGGTTTCGGCCGTCAGCTTCATCGCATTAACGCTCATGGCTTCAGAACGGTGCGCAGATACCAACCTTCAACCTGACAATACGCTTGTATAG
- a CDS encoding Glu/Leu/Phe/Val family dehydrogenase, producing the protein MAENKPYILVEWNDTETDAKGWLCAYNFVNNYCGGGTRMHPTVTAEEVVRLATAMGYKYNACESVTTGGCKGGIAYDYKAPDAKDVLRRYLTAMSPYINSGVSIGGDLGVDYGDVLEILDDLGIGLPQTRAMRADAEQQKRIKDHDEVCKMTYDGFLMYDMITGYGCAAALDEAWKIKGNEPNARVVLQGFGCAGASLANALDKWGYKVVGIADANCLVTCEDGLDVKKLIATRKPKGEMDPDAFESNYKVRSNSEWLDVDCDILVPAALEDVINKGNVDRVKASLIVEAANIPVTPEADAVLADRGVDVCVDFVTNMGGIRIYEVVLFGLVKPEPEAIANDTMDIIRRQTRRVFEQALKSGKTTRQVARELFAPGKSGFPDLPVN; encoded by the coding sequence ATGGCTGAAAACAAACCTTACATCCTCGTGGAATGGAACGATACGGAAACCGACGCAAAAGGATGGTTGTGCGCATACAATTTCGTCAACAACTATTGTGGCGGCGGAACCCGAATGCATCCAACCGTCACGGCTGAAGAAGTCGTCCGCCTGGCCACGGCCATGGGCTACAAGTACAATGCCTGCGAGTCTGTGACCACGGGCGGCTGCAAAGGGGGCATTGCTTACGACTACAAGGCGCCGGACGCCAAAGACGTGCTGCGCCGATACCTCACAGCCATGTCCCCCTATATCAACAGCGGCGTTTCCATCGGCGGGGACCTCGGCGTCGACTACGGCGATGTGCTCGAAATCCTGGATGACCTGGGCATCGGCCTGCCGCAGACCAGGGCCATGCGCGCGGATGCGGAACAGCAGAAGCGCATCAAGGATCACGATGAAGTCTGCAAAATGACCTACGATGGTTTCCTCATGTATGACATGATCACCGGATACGGCTGTGCAGCCGCTCTGGACGAGGCATGGAAAATCAAGGGAAATGAACCCAATGCGCGCGTCGTGCTCCAGGGATTCGGCTGCGCCGGAGCCAGCCTGGCAAACGCGCTGGACAAATGGGGCTACAAGGTCGTTGGCATCGCCGATGCAAACTGTCTCGTGACCTGTGAAGACGGGCTGGACGTCAAAAAGCTTATAGCCACCCGCAAGCCCAAGGGCGAAATGGATCCAGACGCCTTTGAATCCAACTACAAGGTCCGCTCCAACAGCGAATGGCTGGACGTGGATTGCGACATCCTGGTCCCGGCCGCACTGGAGGATGTCATCAACAAGGGCAACGTCGACCGGGTCAAGGCGTCCCTCATAGTGGAAGCCGCCAACATTCCCGTCACCCCCGAGGCCGACGCGGTGCTTGCGGACAGGGGCGTGGACGTCTGCGTGGACTTCGTCACCAACATGGGCGGCATCCGTATTTACGAAGTGGTCTTGTTCGGCCTGGTCAAACCCGAGCCGGAGGCCATTGCGAACGACACCATGGATATCATCCGCAGGCAGACCCGGCGGGTATTCGAGCAGGCTCTCAAGAGCGGCAAGACGACTCGTCAGGTGGCCCGGGAACTGTTTGCCCCCGGCAAGTCCGGTTTCCCCGACCTCCCGGTGAACTAA
- a CDS encoding DMT family transporter, with translation MLKSWILLYVAIFSEVCGTMCLKTADGFSRLLPSAGVVSFYAVSFFCMSRAMRQIDVGVAYAIWSAVGIVSIALISAVLFGESVTMAKGIAYAMIIGGVLLLNLVAS, from the coding sequence ATGCTTAAATCCTGGATCTTGCTTTATGTGGCCATTTTTAGCGAGGTGTGCGGCACCATGTGCCTCAAAACAGCCGACGGCTTCTCTCGACTGTTGCCGAGCGCCGGTGTTGTCTCGTTTTACGCTGTTTCGTTCTTTTGCATGTCCAGAGCCATGCGGCAGATTGACGTTGGAGTGGCCTACGCCATCTGGTCCGCCGTGGGGATTGTATCCATTGCTCTTATTTCGGCCGTACTTTTCGGCGAGTCGGTCACCATGGCGAAAGGCATCGCCTATGCCATGATCATTGGCGGCGTGCTTCTCTTGAATCTGGTGGCCTCGTGA
- a CDS encoding 2-oxoacid:acceptor oxidoreductase family protein — MLSVICAGFGGQGVLTAGLVLANVSMAGGQQVTWVPAYGSEMRGGTASCRLRISDSEILNPFFDMADVLIAMNQESVDTMQDMVAPDGSIIVNSTMVDMNTVRAEVRVIDVPATALSSEMGNPRGANIAMLGAAIAATGLFPVESFADGIDSYFDAKGRNTPLNRACFLGGASAVKGD; from the coding sequence ATGCTTAGCGTAATTTGCGCCGGATTCGGCGGACAGGGCGTGCTCACGGCAGGTCTGGTATTGGCCAACGTTTCCATGGCTGGCGGGCAACAGGTTACATGGGTTCCCGCCTACGGTTCGGAGATGCGCGGCGGAACGGCAAGCTGTCGGCTGCGCATCAGCGATTCGGAGATTCTGAATCCTTTCTTTGACATGGCGGACGTGCTCATCGCCATGAACCAGGAGTCCGTGGATACCATGCAGGACATGGTCGCCCCGGACGGCTCGATCATCGTGAACTCCACCATGGTGGACATGAACACTGTCCGCGCCGAGGTGCGGGTGATCGATGTCCCGGCCACGGCCCTTTCCTCGGAAATGGGCAATCCCCGTGGGGCCAACATCGCCATGCTCGGAGCCGCCATTGCCGCCACCGGCCTTTTCCCGGTGGAATCCTTTGCCGACGGCATCGACTCCTACTTTGACGCCAAGGGCCGCAATACCCCCCTCAACCGGGCCTGCTTCCTTGGCGGTGCCTCGGCCGTGAAAGGAGACTAG
- the vorB gene encoding 3-methyl-2-oxobutanoate dehydrogenase subunit VorB: MTRAFMKGNHALAEAAIRAGMTFFGGYPITPQSEILEYLSGNLPKAGGTFVQAESELAGVNMVYGAAAAGHRAMTSSSGPGFSLLQEGISYIASAELPAVFVDVQRYGSGLGDIFQAQSDYYVATRGGGHGDYRMIAYAPASVQETVDLVGLAFDKAEEYRNPCLLLSDASIAQMMEPVVFPEKQECNPDHDWAVRGKRGGDFKKITSTMYYIENFDQYIHDKYATIQANEQRWENVQVEDAEVVLVAFGISARICKEAVSMARAEGIRLGLIRPVSIWPFPEKAFDEVSKDLRAYLTVELSALPRLRDDVMLATEMKTPVHHFLAGDTIPSSRTIVKQAVALLEK; this comes from the coding sequence ATGACCCGTGCATTCATGAAAGGCAATCACGCATTGGCTGAGGCGGCCATCCGGGCCGGAATGACCTTTTTCGGGGGGTATCCCATCACCCCGCAGAGTGAAATTCTCGAATATCTTTCCGGCAATCTTCCAAAGGCGGGCGGCACGTTCGTACAGGCCGAGTCCGAACTGGCGGGCGTCAACATGGTCTACGGCGCTGCAGCGGCGGGCCACCGTGCAATGACCAGCTCTTCGGGGCCGGGCTTCAGCCTGCTCCAGGAGGGCATTTCCTACATTGCCTCGGCGGAACTGCCCGCGGTGTTCGTGGACGTGCAGCGTTACGGCTCCGGGCTGGGCGACATCTTCCAGGCTCAAAGTGATTACTATGTCGCCACCCGTGGCGGCGGGCACGGGGACTACCGCATGATCGCCTATGCCCCGGCATCGGTTCAGGAGACTGTCGATCTGGTGGGCCTCGCCTTTGATAAGGCCGAGGAATACCGCAACCCCTGTCTTCTGCTTTCGGACGCCTCCATCGCCCAGATGATGGAACCGGTGGTTTTCCCGGAAAAACAGGAATGCAATCCGGACCACGATTGGGCGGTTCGCGGCAAGCGCGGCGGTGATTTCAAGAAAATCACCTCGACCATGTATTACATCGAAAACTTCGACCAATACATCCACGACAAGTACGCAACCATTCAGGCCAATGAGCAGCGTTGGGAAAACGTGCAGGTCGAGGATGCCGAAGTCGTGCTTGTGGCCTTCGGCATCAGCGCCCGCATCTGCAAGGAGGCTGTTTCCATGGCCCGGGCCGAAGGCATAAGGCTTGGACTGATCCGCCCCGTCAGCATATGGCCCTTCCCCGAGAAGGCGTTCGACGAAGTGAGCAAAGACCTGCGGGCCTACCTCACCGTCGAACTGTCTGCGCTGCCCCGCCTGCGCGACGACGTTATGCTGGCAACGGAGATGAAGACCCCGGTGCACCATTTCCTGGCGGGAGACACCATCCCGTCCTCCCGAACCATTGTGAAACAGGCCGTCGCCCTGTTGGAAAAATAG
- a CDS encoding acetate--CoA ligase family protein gives MGMKQLLSPKSMAIIGASDKEGFGGDTCRNVLAYAPDSNVYFVNPKRERLFDRPCYKSVSDLPEDVDMVIICTPQKTVVPLLREAAAKGAGGAVVYASGYSEVGTEEGRRAEEELRSVCAELDIALMGPNCAGFMNYNDGISAFAFISEERDRKGGVGIVSQSGQLCLSLMDSPNMRFSYSISSGNSSVVTMEDYLEYLIDDEQTKVVGLYLEGVTAPAKFLDCLKRAAEMRKPVVVLKTGRSEKGSLVAASHTGSLAGADRVYDAIFEKFGVIRVDDLEELLATTVLFSTLPELPRGTGFSAISLSGGETGMCADLGEMYGIDYPDFTDATLAKLNQLLPAYASPANPLDSTASISYDADVYAGTLQAVMDDPGVDMVILGYTLLLEIADPAIHYMAEGIQKVVAGGNVKPVAMLPFVENSRNPEYLSKLAELGVPVLPPPAYAFKVLGHLKRFIEYDPAAHRLEAAVPRKTMGAKRRTLSEFESMELLSGYGVPLPEGAIATSADQAAEVAGKLGFPVVCKIASADIGHKSDMGGVMLHLADADSVRRAFEQIMENARANAPAAKVDGVFVQRMLAPGLEVIVGVSNDPQFGPCILCGLGGVFVEVFKDTAMLPAPVSEREALGMLNSLRSQPLLAGCRGQQPRDIDALAKTIARISEFAAEHRDSLAELDCNPVFVYEQGRGVFAADALVVLAE, from the coding sequence ATGGGCATGAAACAACTGCTTTCTCCGAAATCCATGGCCATCATAGGGGCCAGCGACAAGGAGGGATTCGGCGGCGACACCTGCCGCAATGTCCTGGCCTACGCACCGGACAGCAATGTCTATTTCGTGAATCCCAAGCGGGAGCGGCTTTTTGACCGTCCGTGCTACAAGTCGGTCTCGGATCTGCCCGAAGACGTGGACATGGTCATAATATGCACTCCGCAGAAAACGGTTGTCCCGCTTTTGCGGGAAGCAGCCGCAAAAGGCGCTGGCGGGGCTGTGGTCTACGCCAGCGGCTATTCCGAAGTCGGAACGGAAGAAGGGCGGCGGGCCGAGGAAGAACTCCGGTCGGTGTGCGCTGAACTGGACATCGCGCTGATGGGGCCCAACTGCGCAGGATTCATGAACTACAATGACGGAATCAGCGCCTTTGCGTTCATTTCCGAGGAACGCGATCGCAAAGGCGGGGTGGGCATTGTCTCCCAGAGCGGGCAGCTGTGCCTCTCGCTCATGGACAGCCCCAACATGCGCTTCTCCTATTCCATCTCTTCCGGCAACAGCAGCGTCGTCACCATGGAAGATTATTTGGAGTACCTGATCGACGACGAGCAGACAAAGGTGGTCGGCCTTTACCTGGAAGGCGTCACGGCTCCGGCGAAATTCCTGGACTGCCTGAAAAGGGCGGCGGAAATGCGCAAGCCCGTGGTCGTGCTCAAGACCGGCCGCAGTGAAAAGGGCAGCCTTGTGGCCGCCTCGCATACCGGCAGCCTGGCCGGAGCCGACAGGGTCTATGACGCGATTTTCGAAAAGTTCGGCGTTATTCGCGTGGACGACCTCGAAGAATTGCTGGCCACGACCGTGCTGTTCTCCACCTTGCCTGAATTGCCAAGGGGAACGGGTTTCTCGGCCATCAGCCTGTCCGGTGGTGAAACCGGCATGTGTGCCGACCTGGGCGAGATGTACGGCATCGACTACCCCGACTTCACCGACGCGACGCTGGCAAAGTTGAATCAATTGCTGCCGGCGTATGCCAGCCCGGCCAACCCGCTGGATTCTACTGCCTCCATCTCCTACGACGCGGACGTATACGCCGGGACGCTCCAGGCCGTGATGGACGATCCGGGGGTGGACATGGTCATTCTGGGCTACACCCTGCTGCTGGAGATTGCCGACCCGGCCATTCACTACATGGCCGAAGGCATCCAAAAAGTGGTGGCGGGCGGCAACGTCAAGCCTGTGGCCATGCTTCCGTTTGTGGAGAACAGCCGCAATCCGGAATACCTGAGCAAACTCGCAGAGCTGGGAGTCCCCGTGCTCCCGCCGCCCGCATATGCCTTCAAGGTGCTGGGGCACCTCAAGAGATTCATAGAGTACGATCCGGCGGCCCATCGTCTCGAGGCGGCCGTGCCTCGGAAAACCATGGGCGCAAAGCGCCGCACGCTTTCCGAATTCGAGAGCATGGAGCTCCTGTCCGGTTATGGCGTCCCGCTCCCGGAAGGGGCCATTGCCACCAGTGCGGACCAGGCTGCGGAAGTGGCCGGGAAACTGGGTTTTCCCGTGGTCTGCAAAATCGCTTCGGCAGACATCGGGCACAAGTCGGACATGGGCGGCGTCATGCTGCATTTGGCCGACGCCGACAGCGTGCGCCGGGCCTTTGAGCAGATCATGGAAAACGCTCGCGCCAACGCTCCGGCGGCCAAGGTGGACGGCGTTTTCGTTCAGCGAATGCTGGCGCCCGGCCTTGAGGTCATTGTGGGGGTGAGCAACGACCCGCAATTCGGCCCCTGTATCCTGTGCGGGCTGGGCGGTGTCTTCGTGGAAGTGTTCAAGGACACCGCCATGCTCCCCGCACCGGTTTCCGAACGGGAAGCCCTTGGGATGCTGAACAGCCTGCGCTCGCAGCCGCTCCTTGCCGGCTGTCGCGGGCAACAGCCTCGGGATATTGACGCCCTTGCCAAAACCATCGCCCGGATCTCGGAGTTTGCCGCGGAACACCGCGACTCCCTTGCGGAACTCGATTGCAACCCGGTCTTTGTCTATGAGCAGGGGCGCGGCGTATTCGCCGCTGACGCCCTCGTCGTGCTGGCTGAATAA
- a CDS encoding MFS transporter, which produces MKSTVSKYLAILALSISGGSIYTLPYIKYVFYDTQLEVMGITNTQSGFLLSMYALGCMLSYIPGGLITDKISPRKAIAFSLFGTAGLGVLYSLTFSYTLSLVIWFLFALTTAFVFWTSLLKAIGMAGDQDEQARLYGLYYAGNGITGAVVNSLALQAFTYGTDPRQSLFYAVIVMAGAMLVSGLLVMFLVSDEKTESAEADKFDFSVVGGLVKNPMLWCFSFIVFAGYAIYSSASYFTPYLTNVVGLSVEESGVFSIIRTYLFYLLAPFGGYLADRVLRSTSKLFIILFAILGVVIAGVMFLPSSMSTFAISLYTLIPGAVGLMLYGLVFSVVREAGIPLKVAGTAIGVASIIGYAPDFFFSAMFGSWLDAHGNGGYNMIFTFLAAVAVMGMVMSLIVFKRSVRQERFRPASQEA; this is translated from the coding sequence ATGAAATCTACCGTTTCCAAGTATCTTGCGATTCTGGCGCTCTCCATATCCGGTGGTTCCATCTACACCCTGCCGTATATTAAGTATGTATTCTACGACACCCAGTTGGAAGTAATGGGTATCACCAACACCCAGTCCGGCTTTCTCCTCAGCATGTATGCACTGGGATGCATGCTCTCCTACATCCCGGGCGGATTGATCACCGACAAGATCTCTCCTCGAAAGGCCATCGCCTTTTCCCTGTTCGGCACTGCCGGCCTGGGTGTTCTTTACAGCCTCACATTCAGCTACACGCTGTCGCTGGTCATCTGGTTCCTTTTCGCACTCACCACGGCCTTCGTCTTCTGGACCTCGCTTCTCAAGGCCATCGGCATGGCAGGCGACCAGGACGAACAGGCCCGGCTGTATGGCCTCTACTACGCAGGCAACGGCATCACCGGGGCCGTTGTGAACAGCCTTGCGCTCCAGGCCTTCACCTACGGGACGGATCCCCGCCAGAGCCTGTTCTATGCGGTGATCGTCATGGCGGGCGCCATGCTTGTGTCCGGCCTTCTGGTCATGTTCCTGGTCAGCGACGAAAAGACCGAAAGCGCCGAAGCCGACAAGTTCGACTTCTCCGTGGTGGGCGGTCTGGTCAAGAACCCCATGCTGTGGTGCTTCTCCTTCATCGTCTTCGCCGGTTACGCCATCTATTCCAGCGCAAGCTACTTCACCCCGTACCTCACCAACGTCGTCGGCCTGTCCGTGGAAGAGTCCGGCGTGTTCTCCATCATCCGCACCTATCTGTTCTACCTGCTCGCGCCGTTCGGCGGCTACCTGGCGGACAGGGTGCTCCGTTCGACCTCGAAGCTCTTCATCATCCTGTTCGCCATCCTGGGGGTGGTCATAGCGGGCGTGATGTTCCTGCCCTCCAGCATGAGCACCTTCGCCATCAGCCTCTACACCCTGATCCCGGGCGCTGTGGGACTCATGCTCTACGGCCTTGTCTTTTCCGTGGTCCGTGAAGCCGGAATTCCCCTCAAGGTGGCCGGGACCGCCATCGGCGTTGCGTCCATCATCGGCTACGCCCCGGACTTCTTCTTCTCGGCCATGTTCGGCAGCTGGCTGGATGCACACGGCAACGGCGGCTACAACATGATCTTCACCTTCCTCGCGGCCGTGGCTGTCATGGGCATGGTCATGTCGCTCATCGTGTTCAAGCGCAGTGTTCGCCAGGAAAGGTTCCGACCCGCTTCCCAGGAAGCCTGA
- a CDS encoding IclR family transcriptional regulator, which produces MKINRTVQRSLHILSMVAQAPKGLTLKDLEEQLAIPKTSLFDIVSTLVAMHYLRKSDHLFFIGRKCREIGSAYAQKQDLCDVAEPLLTQASERNNISSSLVLLSANDLDYCFQYHPEDAVMIARKPSSFGIHHASATGKVLLAYMQPARRDALLKKMTFHKFTDRTIDNTGELLKALEAVRKQGYALDDREYHYLLQCVAAPIYFQKKVIAAISFSGLNLYNDDPAKMVEEVLETAKEISTSYAQA; this is translated from the coding sequence ATGAAAATCAACAGAACCGTTCAGCGGTCACTGCATATATTGTCGATGGTGGCGCAAGCGCCCAAAGGGCTCACGCTCAAGGATCTCGAAGAACAGCTGGCTATTCCGAAAACCAGCCTCTTCGACATTGTGTCCACCCTCGTGGCGATGCACTATCTCCGCAAAAGCGATCATCTCTTTTTCATCGGCCGCAAATGCAGGGAAATAGGAAGCGCATACGCCCAGAAACAGGACCTCTGCGACGTGGCCGAGCCGCTGCTGACGCAAGCCTCGGAACGCAACAACATATCTTCATCGTTGGTGCTGCTTTCCGCCAACGACCTGGATTACTGCTTCCAGTACCACCCGGAGGATGCGGTCATGATCGCCCGCAAGCCAAGCTCTTTTGGCATCCACCACGCCTCGGCCACGGGCAAGGTCCTGCTGGCCTATATGCAGCCTGCAAGGCGCGATGCATTGCTCAAGAAAATGACCTTCCACAAATTCACCGATCGAACCATCGACAACACCGGCGAACTCCTGAAGGCCCTGGAAGCTGTCCGCAAACAGGGATACGCCCTGGACGACCGTGAGTACCACTATCTGCTTCAATGCGTGGCGGCCCCCATCTATTTCCAGAAAAAGGTCATCGCGGCCATTTCATTTTCCGGCCTGAACCTCTACAACGACGATCCCGCCAAAATGGTCGAGGAAGTGCTGGAAACGGCGAAGGAAATCTCTACCAGCTACGCGCAGGCCTGA